A window of the Lysinibacillus irui genome harbors these coding sequences:
- a CDS encoding transposase — translation MTISMLAVLIVIPCFMVYLQQKWTSFHHSLNILAVIAATSITQIILEDAVFMTTIHAVFLHPIFLITGAYLGLDVIYQLINFTIQERVRP, via the coding sequence ATGACCATCTCCATGCTGGCTGTCCTTATTGTAATACCATGCTTCATGGTTTATCTTCAGCAAAAATGGACTAGCTTTCACCATTCTCTCAACATTTTAGCGGTTATTGCCGCTACCTCTATTACGCAAATTATTCTTGAGGATGCGGTCTTTATGACAACAATTCACGCTGTTTTCTTACACCCCATTTTCCTCATCACAGGTGCTTATCTCGGGTTAGATGTTATTTATCAACTAATCAATTTTACAATTCAAGAAAGAGTGAGACCCTAA
- a CDS encoding YwqG family protein, translated as MTIEEIRAQLARPATVFQTGGVRPTHHLMESWIGYVGWSFPEEQQPSGYQPLATFFLQDLPYVPTALKSFQLLTIFVHDHVYDHLNEDDLRPYFDIRAYTTLEGLVKREWQHDQLRAFPLMPKLITNDYPLWDGGGMPAQLEEKILTLEQEGTLDYFDDIVEELYPLHKIGGYPTFCQSGIDFGEGSPFVLQIASDAKAQLNIVDNGNFYFFYHETTRSWHVYCDFY; from the coding sequence ATGACAATTGAAGAAATTAGGGCTCAACTGGCAAGGCCCGCTACGGTTTTTCAAACGGGTGGCGTTCGACCTACACATCATTTGATGGAAAGCTGGATAGGGTATGTAGGTTGGTCTTTCCCAGAGGAGCAGCAACCATCCGGCTATCAGCCACTTGCTACATTCTTTCTTCAAGACCTACCATATGTACCTACAGCACTCAAATCCTTTCAATTACTAACTATATTTGTCCATGACCACGTATACGACCATTTAAATGAGGATGATCTTCGTCCTTATTTTGATATTAGAGCGTACACAACATTGGAAGGCTTGGTAAAACGTGAATGGCAGCATGATCAACTACGAGCCTTCCCGCTAATGCCAAAGCTTATCACGAATGACTATCCACTATGGGATGGTGGGGGTATGCCTGCTCAATTGGAGGAGAAGATTTTGACCTTGGAGCAGGAAGGAACGCTGGATTATTTTGATGATATCGTTGAAGAACTGTATCCGCTTCATAAAATCGGTGGCTACCCAACCTTTTGCCAAAGTGGCATTGATTTTGGAGAGGGTTCTCCATTTGTCCTTCAAATTGCCTCAGATGCCAAGGCACAGCTGAACATTGTGGATAACGGCAATTTTTATTTTTTCTATCATGAAACAACAAGGTCTTGGCACGTTTATTGCGATTTCTACTAA